The following are encoded together in the Brassica napus cultivar Da-Ae chromosome A9, Da-Ae, whole genome shotgun sequence genome:
- the LOC106363655 gene encoding uncharacterized protein LOC106363655 isoform X2, with the protein MRKEGNQDKARAFPKWVCQKCHHSLTIVGVDSYAAEFLTDSLTPQCNSLQSTELTVFFANSKGSREQHSTREMLQTPPFKIENDKVDTYSVTQSFNRLFALSCISSWFLVRQARRSWL; encoded by the exons ATGAGGAAAGAGGGGAATCAAGATAAAGCTAGAGCCTTTCCTAAATGGGTCTGCCAGAAATGTCACCACTCACTTACCATCGTCGGCGTTGATTCCTACGCCGCCGAGTTCCTAACTGATTCCCTCACTCCG CAATGCAATTCTCTTCAATCCACGGAACTAACAGTGTTCTTCGCAAACTCAAAAGGATCAAGAGAACAACATTCCACTAGAGAAATGCTTCAGACTCCCCCATTCAA AATCGAAAATGACAAAGTGGATACCTATTCAGTAACGCAAAGCTTCAACCGTCTCTTTGCCTTGTCATGTATCAGCAGCTGGTTCCTTGTACGCCAAGCGAGGAGGTCCTGGCTATAA
- the LOC106363655 gene encoding uncharacterized protein LOC106363655 isoform X1: protein MRKEGNQDKARAFPKWVCQKCHHSLTIVGVDSYAAEFLTDSLTPQQCNSLQSTELTVFFANSKGSREQHSTREMLQTPPFKIENDKVDTYSVTQSFNRLFALSCISSWFLVRQARRSWL from the exons ATGAGGAAAGAGGGGAATCAAGATAAAGCTAGAGCCTTTCCTAAATGGGTCTGCCAGAAATGTCACCACTCACTTACCATCGTCGGCGTTGATTCCTACGCCGCCGAGTTCCTAACTGATTCCCTCACTCCG CAGCAATGCAATTCTCTTCAATCCACGGAACTAACAGTGTTCTTCGCAAACTCAAAAGGATCAAGAGAACAACATTCCACTAGAGAAATGCTTCAGACTCCCCCATTCAA AATCGAAAATGACAAAGTGGATACCTATTCAGTAACGCAAAGCTTCAACCGTCTCTTTGCCTTGTCATGTATCAGCAGCTGGTTCCTTGTACGCCAAGCGAGGAGGTCCTGGCTATAA
- the LOC106363656 gene encoding FT-interacting protein 3-like: MAQYTVKKISPKLGGERGTRNPNGPTSSYDLVEPMEFLYVEVIKTINKSVLNPITHACIPIVEITLGNYQSSTRDLPVGPDGAWNQVFAFDKSTADVLSVALKDGQFPNNTLIGKQNFKVAADIPSRVPPDARMAPQWYPIPSTVEGYHMELLMSVWFGTQADEVYSNAWFAEASLVSAKYVKNTRPKLYLAPRLCYVRVTIVSGHDLLASDAKRTPNVYVRAILNENLTGEVCLKTKPIESENPSWNQDLIFVASESLEGTVKFELWDLIGKGPPHQQCIGTLEKKLSEMTALKVPGAASALFYDVEPGGKIIPEGDTRRFSCRLKMKLATDQSYHVFDESTQYCSDYRAFAKGLWPGTLGKLEVGILGATGLTPAKNVEKQRNAYVVAKYGNKWARTRTMVNNKSPKWNEQYSWDIYEKYTVLTLGVYDNHHILSMNDGDHVPLGKVRIPLSLLQWNRIYTGSYPIVVLGKEGLKTTGEIQLAVRCACPPSTLTFFPPSYAFATAPFRLLLPKSHYKSPLGFPQTDQLRELAVGVNCQNLARTEPPLRTEVVKDMLSPKNNNFSMRKTKANVARLYDFYTWLSSKYGRLDAEVRSTTDNTPKWITFAVCFCVLWLLPPLTLGLVVYLYPYCLVSFSVYVMIKVLVEYYKTRNGTGPPPPLVLFDVKLSRLEKLDDTQALDEVAEEFDATSAVDPAVLKMRYDRLKAMGAEVMVFSGEAASQFERFHALWVLCTSNAVVLICVLALLYPVLLVYYYFSLESLVKVFITVFVFKWVNFTFNRLDLPSAFKNFFRRLPNKEHLMM, from the exons ATGGCTCAGTACACCGTTAAGAAAATCTCTCCGAAGCTCGGAGGAGAAAGAGGAACTCGAAACCCTAACGGCCCAACTTCTTCATATGACCTCGTCGAGCCAATGGAGTTTCTTTACGTAGAAGTAATCAAAACCATCAACAAATCTGTCCTAAACCCTATCACCCACGCATGTATCCCTATCGTTGAGATCACTCTCGGCAACTACCAATCCTCTACCAGAGATCTACCAGTGGGACCAGACGGGGCCTGGAACCAAGTCTTTGCTTTCGACAAATCTACAGCTGATGTCTTGTCCGTTGCCCTAAAAGACGGTCAGTTTCCTAACAATACCTTGATCGGCAAGCAAAACTTCAAGGTGGCTGCTGATATTCCGTCTAGGGTTCCTCCCGATGCAAGAATGGCTCCTCAGTGGTACCCTATACCGAGCACTGTGGAAGGTTACCACATGGAGTTGCTGATGTCGGTTTGGTTCGGTACACAAGCCGATGAGGTTTACTCAAACGCTTGGTTTGCCGAGGCGTCTCTTGTCAGTGCTAAATACGTGAAAAACACGCGACCTAAACTCTACCTAGCTCCAAGGCTCTGTTACGTTAGGGTTACGATTGTTTCAGGCCATGATTTGCTTGCTAGCGATGCAAAACGAACACCTAACGTTTACGTGAGGGCAATTCTAAATGAAAACCTTACAGGTGAAGTCTGTTTAAAAACCAAGCCAATCGAAAGCGAGAACCCGTCTTGGAACCAAGACCTCATCTTTGTAGCATCAGAGTCGTTAGAAGGAACGgtcaaatttgaactttgggATCTTATCGGCAAAGGCCCCCCTCACCAACAATGCATAGGGACATTAGAAAAGAAGCTATCAGAGATGACAGCGCTTAAAGTTCCAGGAGCCGCATCGGCTCTGTTCTACGACGTTGAACCAGGCGGTAAGATCATACCGGAAGGCGACACGAGGCGGTTCTCCTGCAGACTCAAGATGAAGCTAGCAACTGATCAGTCCTACCATGTATTTGATGAAAGCACCCAATACTGTAGCGATTACCGAGCTTTCGCAAAAGGGTTATGGCCCGGTACGTTAGGGAAATTAGAAGTTGGTATTCTTGGTGCAACCGGTTTAACACCCGCGAAAAACGTGGAAAAGCAAAGGAACGCTTATGTTGTGGCCAAGTATGGTAATAAATGGGCCAGGACTCGAACCATGGTCAATAACAAGTCGCCTAAGTGGAACGAGCAGTATTCTTGGGACATATACGAGAAGTATACTGTCTTAACGCTTGGAGTCTACGACAACCATCACATCTTAAGTATGAATGACGGCGACCATGTCCCGCTCGGGAAAGTGAGGATCCCATTGAGTTTACTTCAATGGAACAGGATCTACACTGGTTCTTATCCGATCGTGGTGTTAGGGAAAGAAGGTTTAAAGACAACAG GTGAGATTCAGCTAGCGGTTCGCTGCGCTTGTCCACCGTCAACGTTAACGTTCTTTCCACCTTCCTACGCGTTTGCTACGGCTCCTTTCCGTTTGCTGTTACCGAAGTCTCATTACAAGTCTCCACTAGGGTTTCCACAGACCGACCAACTGCGAGAGTTAGCTGTCGGTGTGAACTGTCAGAACCTGGCGAGAACTGAGCCGCCATTGAGAACTGAAGTCGTTAAGGATATGTTGTCGCCGAAGAATAATAACTTCAGTATGAGAAAAACCAAAGCTAATGTCGCAAGGCTTTATGACTTCTATACGTGGCTCTCAAGCAAGTATGGTCGGTTAGATGCAGAGGTCAGGTCCACGACAGATAACACTCCGAAGTGGATCACGTTTGCTGtctgtttttgtgttctttggTTGCTGCCGCCGTTAACGCTGGGGTTGGTGGTTTATCTATATCCATACTGCCTCGTGTCATTCAGTGTTTACGTAATGATCAAGGTCTTGGTGGAATATTACAAGACGAGGAATGGTACTGGTCCTCCTCCTCCTTTGGTTCTATTCGACGTGAAGCTCTCGAGGCTCGAGAAACTCGACGACACGCAGGCGCTTGACGAGGTAGCCGAGGAGTTCGACGCGACGTCGGCTGTCGACCCGGCGGTTCTCAAGATGAGGTACGATAGGTTGAAAGCTATGGGTGCGGAGGTGATGGTGTTTTCGGGGGAAGCTGCGTCGCAGTTCGAAAGGTTTCACGCGCTTTGGGTGTTATGTACGAGCAATGCAGTCGTGTTGATTTGCGTCCTGGCCCTGCTTTACCCGGTCTTGCTCGTCTATTACTATTTTTCGTTGGAGTCTCTGGTTAAGGTTTTCATTACCGTCTTTGTTTTTAAATGGGTTAACTTCACGTTTAATCGGTTGGATCTGCCCTCTGCCTTCAAGAACTTCTTCAGAAGATTGCCTAACAAAGAACACCTCATGATGTGA